In one Deltaproteobacteria bacterium genomic region, the following are encoded:
- a CDS encoding ABC transporter ATP-binding protein, giving the protein MIQLEHLNKKFGRFTAVHDLNLKIAEGEIFGFLGPNGAGKTTTIRMMMGLLKPTAGRVVLGGHDLAVNPLAAKAMSAFVPDRPYVYEKLTGHEFLEFVGGLYQVPPQLCLDRIEESLNFFSLVDWGNELVESYSHGMKQRLVVASALLHDPRILVVDEPMVGMDPIGARLFKSLLRSLTLKGKTIFMSTHSLEVAEELCDRIGIILGGKLIALGTLDELQQLAGTESRLEDIFLKLTAAPDMMDVIEALRA; this is encoded by the coding sequence ATGATCCAACTCGAACATCTCAACAAAAAGTTTGGCCGTTTTACTGCCGTACATGACCTCAACTTGAAGATCGCCGAAGGCGAAATTTTTGGCTTTCTGGGCCCGAATGGTGCAGGCAAAACCACAACGATTCGCATGATGATGGGATTGCTGAAGCCAACAGCGGGACGCGTCGTGCTTGGCGGTCATGACCTCGCCGTGAACCCACTAGCAGCTAAAGCGATGTCAGCCTTCGTCCCGGATCGTCCGTATGTTTACGAAAAACTCACCGGTCATGAATTTCTCGAGTTTGTCGGCGGACTCTACCAAGTTCCTCCGCAGCTTTGTCTCGATCGTATCGAAGAGTCACTCAATTTCTTTAGCCTTGTAGATTGGGGTAATGAACTCGTGGAAAGCTACTCGCATGGCATGAAGCAACGACTGGTCGTTGCCTCTGCGCTACTCCATGATCCGCGCATTCTCGTGGTTGATGAGCCGATGGTTGGTATGGATCCAATCGGCGCACGGCTGTTCAAGTCGCTACTACGCTCGCTCACCCTCAAAGGAAAGACGATCTTCATGTCCACTCATAGCTTGGAGGTTGCTGAAGAGCTGTGCGATCGTATCGGCATTATTCTTGGCGGAAAGCTGATCGCACTAGGTACTCTTGATGAATTACAGCAACTGGCTGGAACTGAAAGTCGCCTGGAAGATATTTTCCTTAAACTTACCGCTGCACCGGACATGATGGACGTGATTGAGGCGCTAAGAGCTTAA